A window of the Dermatophagoides farinae isolate YC_2012a chromosome 2, ASM2471394v1, whole genome shotgun sequence genome harbors these coding sequences:
- the LOC124499518 gene encoding protein unc-13 homolog B-like isoform X2: MDSNVEYDIQVAWNTLNLISNEYNYMWDKLDKLELVLYQQQNVISQLLSAVLESEENVDEKSEKYEEYGEDSYEEIEDEEDEEDVEDDEEFEEAHVDESNDNINDDNVREENEEDFDDLDGIKESIEILDEELHINNEKNEIKYDRSEEHVYDKVVVPEEEPDEEQNLIFTSDDYVQFRDDSSPIITQNDFENLNQINTYFDYQNQISAKTTNQESNKTVESVESRRPSLVTNIFPEKIQRIDSESRRTSLATNIFPNTTEESDPVRLRKSSLVTNIFPDPIVQSKSSDLNVQEENFNNSRLQPNDNDNRKLKANDENDYLSVKKDYEHRPSLVKEATIYLDSFDNKEFIEEEKMTEDIVEQKVKKLDPIQTEEKKSITTHIVPQSQNIAVKMQNDIPTARTMKPDVVIESNILTSITNSVFQGYQNVFNRSIFKKESPSPQQSPIHKIQPNDNIKSSIKNIFGGFKSLQESMSVGNKDDKVMVKNHQFSLPEFETPNTIVDRKTNELGPKLEPKTEEAIGERKMSGKILKLTSRAQTMQEANTMMDTLIVEPTVKNNDHSRNKLEKRYSDESNTIAMIIDDTENFEKNYSNQIEQAQDEQIKSIDDSPSIIEQKEISNEEKYQQPFQTLDVNVDDQSKSSSRRVSFEPSITDHESSPTRETRKSFSVSLDESESEQMIHENQDILSDINQSRKNKRSRTKWIAAVSGARQGSVDSCKNLWMKESNPFFSAIDATPDINPRKKSIPLVSELVLKTMEATKRNSGLSSMIPRTIVNDEELKMHVYKKTLQALIYPISSTTPHNFHLWTATSPTYCYECEGLLWGIARQGLRCSECGVKCHEKCKDLLNADCLQRAAEKSKKHGADDKTDHIISAMRERMTTRERQCPDVFELIRCVFNIDNKHHVGHMMAAKQSVLDGTSKWSAKIAITVICAQGLIAKDKSGTSDPYVTVQVGKTKKRTRTITQDLNPVWNEKFFFECHNSSERMKVRVWDEDNDLKSKLRQKLTRESDDFLGQTLIDVRTLSGEMDVWYNLEKRTDKSAVSGAVRLHINVEIKGEEKVASYHIQYTCLHENTFMHLSEKNNGIIVLPKQKGEDCWKIFYEPPAQDIVYEFAMRYGIEPIYQAMTHFHCLSTKYMFPGVPDVMSTLLANINAFYAHTSGSTAVSASDQFAATNFGKEKFIKLLDQLHNSLRIDLSMYRNNFQSSSPSKLQDLKSTIDLLTSITFFRMKVLELASPPRASTVVKDCAKACIRSTYQFLFDNCYELFAREFQQNDQEKKKLEDESEKGPSLYNLDFWTRLITLIVSVIEEDTNIYTPILNQFPQELNLGHLSIETMWSLFSIDIKYALEEHEQRRFCNSLVYMNFHFKIKWFYNTYCKQVTSFKDVIPEYPIWFEPFVMQWLNENDDSSMEYLKNAFQKDADDEFQQSSAHSLFSNSVVDLFTHLTQSFDVINKLECPDPEVVKRYMKRFAKTIVKVLIGYNDVLKKEFPKYVEQDKKACILMNNIQQLRIQLEKLFESMGGEKLEQDTASILTQLQQTLNSALDELSGIFSKSLENNIKQSVQEMGVLLFQVKNTNAAQSKQGVKNAAEISQCADQILHPLMDLLDKKLTTYAEYCERTVLKRVLKQLWRIVIIAIEKRIVLPPSEKSHLLPTLPNTKIEDVSRLLKNSKLPSLNVIENMQSAKSLSPKHCSILEESLETIKLYFHANGNGLKKSYLEKSSELQSLKYALSLYTQTTDSLIKTFIATQSSQDLATQEDGPVGEISIQIDLFTHPGTGEHKVTVKIIACNELKWPLNTMFKPFVEISMIGPNLSDKKRRYATKSKHNNWSPAYNEIFYFLVSNENQVSGFELQFVVKDYCFAREDRLVGIAVIQLKDIIDQGSCSCWLPLAKRIHLDETGWTILRILSQRTNDEVAKEFVKLKSESRNDVNIIQN, translated from the exons atggattcaaatgttgaatatGACATACAAGTCGCATGGAATAcgttaaatttgatttcaaatgaatacaATTACATGTGGGATAAGCTTGATAAATTGGAACTAGTGCtgtatcaacaacaaaatgttaTTTCACAACTATTATCAGCTGTTCTTGAATCGGAAgagaatgttgatgaaaaaagtgaaaaatatgaagaaTATGGTGAAGATTCATATGAAGAAATCGAggatgaagaagatgaagaagatgTAGAAGACGATGAAGAGTTTGAAGAAGCTCATGTCGACGAATCGAACGacaatatcaatgatgataatgtaagagaagaaaatgaagaagattttgatgatctAGATGGAATAAAAGAATCGATCGAAATTCTAGATGAAGAATTGCATATCAATAACGAAAAGAATGAGATTAAATATGATCGAAGTGAAGAGCATGTTTATGATAAAGTCGTTGTCCCTGAAGAAGAGCCAGATGAAGAacagaatttaattttcaccTCAGATGATTATGTACAATTTCGTGATGATTCCAGTCCGATCATTacacaaaatgattttgaaaatctgaatcaaatcaacacatattttgattatcagaATCAGATTTCAGCCAAAACTACCAATcaagaatcaaacaaaacagtgGAATCTGTGGAATCACGTAGGCCTAGCCTGGTGACAAACATTTTTCCCGAAAAAATTCAGCGAATTGATTCTGAATCACGACGAACAAGTCTGGCGACAAATATTTTTCCCAACACGACTGAAGAGTCTGATCCCGTACGATTACGTAAATCAAGTTTGGtaacaaatatttttcccGATCCTattgttcaatcaaaatcttcAGATTTGAATGTTCaggaagaaaatttcaataattctcGATTACAGCCCAATGACAACGATAATCGAAAATTGAAAGctaatgatgagaatgattaTTTATCTGTCAAAAAAGATTACGAACATCGACCATCATTGGTTAAAGAAGCAACAATTTATTTAGATTCTTTTGATAACAAAGAATTTATtgaggaagaaaaaatgaccGAAGATATCGTAGaacaaaaagtgaaaaaattggatcCTATACAaacagaagaaaagaaatcgaTCACTACACATATTGTGCCACAGTCTCAAAATATCGCTGTAAAAATGCAAAACGATATTCCAACTGCCAGAACTATGAAGCCAGATGTTGTGATAGAAAGCAATATACTAACATCCATAACGAATTCGGTTTTCCAAGGTTATCAAAATGTATTCAAtagatcaattttcaaaaaagaatcaccatcaccacaacAATCACCAATTCATAAAATACAaccaaatgataatatcaaaagttcgataaaaaatatttttggtgGTTTCAAATCATTGCAAGAATCAATGAGTGTCGGAAATAAAGATGATAAAGTCATggtaaaaaatcatcaattttcattaccaGAATTTGAAACTCCGAATACAATCGTTGATCGAAAAACTAATGAACTAGGGCCAAAATTAGAACCAAAAACTGAAGAAGCTATcggtgaaagaaaaatgagtggtaaaattttaaaattaaccAGCCGTGCTCAAACAATGCAAGAGGCAAATACAATGATGGATACATTAATTGTTGAACCAACagtaaaaaacaatgatcatAGCCGAaacaaattggaaaaaagatATTCAGATGAATCGAATACTATTGCcatgataattgatgatactgagaattttgaaaaaaattattcaaatcaaatcgaacaaGCACAAGATGaacaaattaaatcaattgatgattcacCATCAATTATAGAACAAAAGGAAATTtctaatgaagaaaaatatcaacaaccgTTTCAAACATTGGATGTAAATGTGGATGACCAATCCAAAAGTTCTAGCCGTCGTGTAAGCTTTGAACCATCGATTACTGATCATGAATCAAGTCCAACTAGAGAAACGAGAAAATCGTTTTCAGTTTCATTGGATGAATCTGAATCAGAACAAATGATACACGAAAATCAGGATATTTTATCCGATATTAATCAAAgtcgaaaaaataaaagaagcCGAACAAAATGGATCGCAGCAGTG AGTGGTGCTCGACAAGGAAGTGTAGATTCATGTAAAAATTTATGGATGAAGGAGAG CAATCCATTTTTCAGTGCCATAGATGCAACGCCAGATATAAATCCAAGAAAAAAGTCAATACCTTTGGTCAGCGAATTAGTATTGAAA ACTATGGAAGCGACCAAAAGAAATTCTGGATTGAGTTCTATGATACCAAGGACCAttgtaaatgatgaagaattg AAAATGCATGTCTACAAAAAGACATTGCAAGCGTTGATTTATCCGATTTCCAGTACGACACcacataattttcatttatggACTGCAACAAGTCCTACTTATTGCTATGAATGCGAAGGCTTATTATGGGGTATTGCACGTCAAg GACTTCGTTGTTCTGAATGTGGAGTCAAATGTCATGAAAAATGTAAAGATTTACTTAATGCTGATTGTTTACAAA GAGCGGCTGAAAAGAGTAAAAAACATGGTGCCGATGATAAAACTGATCATATAATCAGTGCAATGCGGGAAAGAATGACGACCAGAGAGCGACAATGTCCAGACgtttttgaattgataag ATGCGTattcaatattgataataaacacCATGTTGGACATATGATGGCAGCCAAACAAAGTGTATTGGATGGGACATCAAAATGGTCAGCAAAAATTGCAATCACAG TAATTTGCGCTCAAGGATTGATTGCAAAAGATAAAAGTGGAACTAGCGATCCGTATGTAACGGTACAAGTTGGCAAGACAAAGAAACGAACCCGTACGATCACACAAGACTTGAATCCGGtttggaatgaaaaattttttttcgaatgtcATAATTCATCCGAACGAATGAAAGTCCGCGTTTGGGATGAAGATAATGAtcttaaatcaaaattaagaCAGAAATTAACCAGGGAATCAGACGATTTTCTTGGACAGACATTGATAGATGTTCGAACATTAAGTGGTGAAATGGATGTTTGGTATAACTTGGAAAAAAGAACTGATAAATCAGCTGTTTCCGGCGCAGTTCGTCTGCATATTAATGTCGAAATAAAAGGAGAAGAAAAAGTTGCTTCATATCATATTCAATATACTTGCCTGCATGAg AATACATTCATGCATTtatccgaaaaaaataacggaATCATTGTTCTTCCGAAACAAAAAGGC GAAGATTGTTGGAAAATATTCTATGAGCCACCAGCACAGGATATCGTGTACGAATTCGCTATGCGTTATGGAATTGAACCAATTTATCAAGCGATGacacattttcattgtcttTCGACAAAATATATGTTTCCAGGTGTTCCAGACGTAATGAGCACACTGTTGGCCAATATCAATGCATTTTATGCCCATACTTCAGGTTCGACAGCCGTTTCTGCAAGTGATCAGTTTGCTGCAACTAATTTCGGG aaagaaaaatttataaaattattgGATCAATTACACAATTCTTTGAGGATTGATTTGTCCATGTATCGG aataattttcaatcgtCATCACCTTCAAAACTTCAAGATCTCAAATCAACAATAGATTTATTGACAAGTATAACGTTTTTTCGGATGAAAGTCTTGGAATTGGCAAGTCCACCTCGTGCTAGTACCGTAGTGAAAGATTGTGCAAAAGCGTGTATTAGATCAACATATCAATTCTTGTTCGATAATTGCTATGAGCTATTTGCCAGAGAATTTCAGCAAAATGAtcaggaaaagaaaaaattagaagACGAAAGTGAAAAAGGACCAAGTTTATACAATCTAGATTTTTGGACCAGATTAATAACATTGATTGTATCGGTTATTGAAGAAGATACAAATATTTACACACCTATTTTGAACCAGTTCCCACAGGAACTAAATCTCGGTCATCTTAGCATTGAAACAATGTGGAGTCTGTTTTCTATCGATATCAAATATGCTTTGGAAGAACATGAACAACGACGTTTTTGCAATAGTCTTGTttatatgaattttcatttcaagatAAAATGGTTTTACAATACCTACTGTAAACAAGTGACAAGTTTTAAAGATGTCATTCCTGAATATCCAAT cTGGTTTGAACCATTTGTCATGCAATGGCTCaacgaaaatgatgattcttcaatggaatatttgaaaaatgccTTCCAAAaagatgctgatgatgag TTTCAACAAAGTTCTGCTCATTCATTATTCTCAAATTCAGTAGTCGATCTATTCACTCATCTAACacaatcatttgatgttATTAATAAACTAGAATGTCCAGATCCAGAAGTGGTTAAACGTTATATGAAAAGATTTGCTAAAACCATCGTAAAAGTATTGATTGGTTATAATGatgtattgaaaaaagaatttcccAAATATGTTGAACAAGATAAAAAAGCTTGCATTCTCATGAAcaatattcaacaattgaGGAtacaattggaaaaattatttgaatcaatggGAGGAGAAAAG CTTGAACAAGACACTGCCAGTATCTTGACGCAACTTCAACAGACGCTCAATTCTGCCTTAGATGAATTAagtggaattttttcaaaaagttTAGAAAATAACATTAAACAAAGTGTTCAAGAAATGGGCGTTCTTTTGTTTCAAGTAAAAAACACTAATGCAGCTCAATCAAAACAAGGCGTCAAAAATGCGGCAGAAATATCACAATGTGCCGATCAAATATTGCATCCATTAATGGATTTACTggacaaaaaattgacaacatATGCTGAATATTGTGAACGAACGGTTTTAAAAAGAGTTCTGAAACAATTATGGCGAATTGTTATCATAGCGATTGAAAAACGAATTGTACTTCCACCCAGTGAAAAAAGCCATTTGTTACCTACACTTCCGAACACAAAGATTGAAGATGTTTCTAGATTATTAAAAAACAGTAAACTACCATCATTGAATGTCATCGAG AATATGCAAAGCGCAAAAAGTTTATCTCCAAAACATTGTTCAATTCTAGAAGAATCATTGGAAACGATAAAACTATATTTCCATGCAAATGGAAATGGTTTGAAGAAATCTTACTTGGAAAAAAGTTCAGAATTACAGTCATTGAAATATGCCTTATCACTTTATACACAAACTACTGATTCGTTGATCAAAACTTTTATAGCTACACAGAGTTCACAAGATTTGGCTACACAAGAGGATGGACCAGTCGGTGAAATatcgattcaaattgatcTATTCACACATCCAGGAACTGGAGAGCACAAAGTTACGGTTAAAA TCATAGCATGTAATGAGCTCAAATGGCCACTCAATACGATGTTCAAGCCATTCGTTGAAATTAGTATGATTGGACCCAATTTAagtgacaaaaaaagaagatatGCCACCAAATCCAAACATAATAATTGGTCTCCGGCTTATAATGAAATATTCTATTT ttTGGTCAGTAATGAAAATCAAGTTTCTGGCTTTGAATTACAATTCGTTGTAAAAGATTATTGTTTTGCAAGAGAAGATCGTTTGGTTGGCATCGCTGTGATACAATTGAAAGATATTATTGATCAAGGAAGTTGTTCTTGTTGGCTACCATTAGCCAAAAGAATTCATCTGGATGAAACTGGCTGGACAATATTAAGAATTCTATCACAACGAACTAATGATGAGGTAGCAAAAGAATTTGTTAAACTTAAATCAGAATCACGTAATGATGTGAATATTatacaaaattga